One window of the Pseudomonas knackmussii B13 genome contains the following:
- a CDS encoding sigma-54 interaction domain-containing protein: protein MNGEGFFAPMRMGMRSSVNVSAEMLAALLETPALHALLDGFGEALIVCDGDSRVRFLNLAAERINRVARQDVLGLADSDFFQRSALQFDDFLQAVRRGGKSALTRSRDGRLFLTRVQSVPVGAYEKPYTLLIQHEYEARESASRASAPSLPDTPASLGDPQDSALHMSPLLSSIADMGVRAFRRRARLLLLGEPGVGKTAIARHIHRAAGWGDRPFIDVNCASIPESLFESEVFGYERGAFTGALQQGKRGYIESASGGTLFLDEIGEIPLQVQAKLLKFLDDGTIQPVGSPLSKKVQVQVIAATNKDLRALVAAGLFRADLYYRLAVLPVDIPPLRAHRDDLPVLMDILLARINRDRQPPLRLSTACRQRLLGYDFPGNIRELVNIFERLAVLADDVADDHHLPPELLGMTLPASDDEPLPIAMGSDEPLKAQVQHFERQVILHAVRLCGSKRKAAQHLGIDVGTLIRKLQRD, encoded by the coding sequence ATGAACGGCGAGGGCTTCTTCGCGCCCATGCGCATGGGCATGCGCTCGTCGGTCAACGTCAGCGCCGAGATGCTCGCCGCGCTGCTGGAGACCCCGGCGCTGCACGCCCTGCTCGACGGCTTCGGCGAGGCCCTGATCGTCTGCGACGGCGACTCGCGGGTGCGCTTCCTCAACCTGGCAGCCGAGCGTATAAACCGTGTCGCCCGCCAGGACGTGCTGGGCCTGGCCGACAGCGACTTCTTCCAGCGCTCGGCGCTGCAGTTCGACGACTTCCTGCAGGCCGTGCGGCGCGGCGGCAAGAGCGCGCTGACCCGCTCGCGCGACGGCCGGCTGTTCCTGACCCGCGTGCAGAGCGTGCCGGTCGGCGCCTACGAGAAGCCCTACACCCTGCTGATCCAGCACGAATACGAAGCCCGCGAGAGCGCCAGCCGCGCCAGCGCGCCAAGCCTGCCGGACACCCCGGCGAGCCTGGGCGATCCGCAGGACAGCGCGCTGCATATGTCGCCGCTGCTCTCCAGCATCGCCGACATGGGCGTGCGCGCCTTCCGCCGCCGCGCGCGCCTGCTGCTGCTCGGCGAGCCCGGCGTGGGCAAGACCGCCATCGCCCGGCACATCCACCGCGCCGCCGGCTGGGGCGACCGGCCCTTCATCGACGTGAACTGCGCGAGCATTCCGGAAAGCCTGTTCGAGTCGGAGGTCTTCGGTTACGAGCGTGGCGCCTTCACCGGCGCGCTGCAGCAGGGCAAGCGCGGCTACATCGAAAGCGCCTCCGGCGGCACGCTGTTCCTCGACGAGATCGGCGAAATCCCGCTGCAGGTGCAGGCCAAGCTGCTCAAGTTCCTCGACGACGGCACCATCCAGCCGGTCGGCTCGCCGCTGTCGAAGAAGGTCCAGGTGCAGGTCATCGCCGCCACCAACAAGGATCTCAGGGCGCTGGTCGCCGCCGGGCTGTTCCGCGCCGACCTCTACTACCGCCTGGCCGTGCTGCCGGTGGACATCCCGCCGCTGCGCGCCCACCGCGACGACCTGCCGGTGCTCATGGACATTCTCCTGGCGCGCATCAACCGCGACCGCCAGCCACCGCTACGGCTATCCACAGCCTGCCGCCAGCGCCTGCTGGGCTACGACTTCCCCGGCAACATCCGCGAGCTGGTGAACATCTTCGAACGCCTGGCGGTGCTGGCGGACGATGTGGCAGACGATCACCACCTACCGCCGGAACTGCTCGGCATGACGCTGCCGGCCAGCGACGACGAGCCCTTGCCCATCGCCATGGGCAGCGACGAGCCGCTCAAGGCGCAGGTGCAGCACTTCGAACGCCAGGTGATCCTCCACGCCGTGCGCCTGTGCGGCAGCAAGCGCAAGGCCGCGCAGCACCTGGGTATCGACGTCGGCACGCTGATTCGGAAGTTGCAGCGGGATTGA
- a CDS encoding polysaccharide deacetylase family protein — MDQPSSGGVGRRTFLGGVGVLAAGAAVAQTASATTPAVQPKPGKGGFWPDGVRLVISISMQFEAGGQPLKGTDSPFPRVDFPASVPADAAANSWFAYGYREGIPRLLDLWDKHGVKVTSHMIGEAVRKHPELAREIVRRGHEAAGHGPRWSSQYAMPRDEERAFLIAARDMVEAVTGQRPQGYNCNWLRRGPNTLSLLQELGYLYHIDDLSRDEPFVEPVNGKDFVVVPYTLRNNDILLVEGRNYSPQQFLAQIRGEFDQLYEEAGSRRRMMSLSAHDRISGTPQMARVWDEFLTYARQHPSVAFLRKDEIARFTLASPASLRESEVI; from the coding sequence ATGGACCAGCCTTCCAGCGGCGGCGTCGGACGCCGCACCTTCCTCGGCGGCGTCGGCGTGCTCGCTGCCGGCGCCGCCGTCGCCCAGACCGCCTCGGCAACCACCCCGGCCGTGCAGCCAAAACCCGGCAAGGGCGGCTTCTGGCCCGACGGCGTCCGCCTAGTGATCTCCATCTCCATGCAGTTCGAGGCGGGCGGCCAGCCGCTAAAGGGCACCGACAGCCCCTTCCCGAGGGTCGACTTCCCGGCCAGCGTGCCGGCCGATGCGGCGGCCAACAGCTGGTTCGCCTACGGCTACCGCGAAGGCATCCCACGGCTACTCGACCTGTGGGACAAGCATGGCGTGAAGGTCACCTCGCACATGATCGGCGAGGCGGTGCGGAAGCACCCCGAGCTGGCCCGCGAGATCGTCCGTCGCGGCCACGAGGCGGCGGGCCACGGGCCGCGCTGGAGCTCGCAGTACGCCATGCCGCGCGACGAGGAACGGGCCTTCCTGATCGCCGCGCGCGACATGGTCGAGGCGGTCACCGGCCAGCGCCCGCAGGGCTACAACTGCAACTGGCTGCGCCGCGGTCCCAACACGCTGTCGCTGCTGCAGGAGCTGGGCTACCTCTACCACATCGACGACTTGAGCCGGGACGAGCCCTTCGTCGAGCCGGTCAACGGCAAGGACTTCGTGGTGGTGCCCTACACCCTGCGCAACAACGACATCCTGCTCGTCGAAGGGCGCAACTACTCGCCGCAGCAGTTCCTCGCACAGATCCGCGGCGAGTTCGACCAGCTCTACGAGGAGGCCGGCAGCCGGCGGCGCATGATGTCCCTCAGCGCCCACGACCGCATCAGCGGCACGCCGCAGATGGCGCGGGTGTGGGACGAATTCCTGACCTACGCGCGGCAACATCCGAGCGTGGCCTTCCTGCGCAAGGACGAGATCGCCCGCTTCACCCTCGCCAGCCCGGCGAGCCTGCGCGAAAGCGAGGTCATCTGA
- a CDS encoding CBS domain-containing protein gives MKTVAQILHTKQEQQVHTIGSQEMVLDALRVMAAKNVGALPVVDNGVVVGVISERDYARKMVLQGRSSVGTPVKTIMSSPVVTVDSQQNVDTCMQLMTDRHLRHLPVVENGKLIGLLSIGDLVKEAIAEQAALIQQLEQYIRGE, from the coding sequence ATGAAGACCGTTGCGCAGATCCTCCACACCAAACAGGAACAGCAAGTACACACCATCGGCTCGCAGGAGATGGTGCTCGACGCCCTCCGGGTGATGGCGGCGAAGAACGTCGGTGCCCTGCCGGTGGTGGACAACGGGGTGGTGGTGGGTGTGATCAGCGAGCGCGACTATGCGCGCAAGATGGTCCTGCAGGGCCGTTCCTCGGTCGGCACGCCGGTGAAGACCATCATGAGTTCGCCGGTGGTCACGGTGGACTCGCAGCAGAACGTCGACACCTGCATGCAACTGATGACCGACCGCCACCTGCGCCACCTGCCGGTGGTGGAGAACGGCAAGCTGATCGGCCTGCTGTCGATCGGCGACCTGGTCAAGGAAGCCATCGCCGAACAGGCCGCGCTCATCCAGCAGCTGGAGCAATACATTCGCGGCGAATGA
- a CDS encoding PAS domain-containing protein: MDPLRLLSDRGLLLADSIASDGRFLEVSAEQSDQLGYPPGSLPGQGIEQVYTAESVRTLQQLFANPPADERVQDLELTLIRHSGGLLPVLASGVLQWRDGQPARLHLVKMPLGGISRRLGELQNANEVMSQMLYSAKVAYWCIEFDEPVDIRQTPDEIVRQVFENRSYWRMCNRAMAAIYEMPADVDFSQQPVRLYWPRSPANEEFVRRLIEAEFHVDGALSVDRRHDGSPAYVENDVRASIHNGSLLRMWGSLRDVSQELRMQHDAEQRIESLRRVFDAVPDAVLVIDEDAQPQWRNAAFEQVFGITRAAGVAATLDRLPLPERTWQRLDLPDQYGSYRTFDSHCSRILIREHQAWRVIVLRPDGVERRPAELHP, from the coding sequence ATGGACCCGCTACGCCTGTTGTCCGATCGCGGCCTGCTGCTGGCCGACAGCATCGCTTCGGACGGACGTTTCCTCGAGGTGTCCGCCGAGCAGAGCGACCAGCTCGGCTACCCGCCGGGCAGCCTGCCCGGCCAGGGCATCGAGCAGGTCTACACCGCCGAGTCGGTGCGCACCCTGCAGCAGCTGTTCGCCAATCCGCCAGCCGACGAGCGCGTGCAGGACCTGGAGCTGACCCTGATCCGCCACAGCGGCGGCCTGCTGCCGGTGCTGGCCAGCGGCGTGCTGCAGTGGCGCGACGGCCAGCCCGCCCGCCTGCACCTGGTGAAGATGCCGCTGGGCGGCATCAGCCGGCGCCTGGGCGAGTTGCAGAACGCCAACGAAGTGATGAGCCAGATGCTCTACAGCGCCAAGGTCGCCTACTGGTGCATCGAGTTCGACGAGCCTGTGGATATCCGCCAGACGCCCGACGAGATCGTCCGCCAGGTGTTCGAGAACCGCTCCTACTGGCGCATGTGCAACCGCGCCATGGCGGCGATCTACGAGATGCCCGCCGACGTCGACTTCAGCCAGCAGCCGGTGCGCCTCTACTGGCCGCGCAGCCCGGCCAACGAGGAGTTCGTGCGGCGTCTGATCGAAGCCGAGTTCCACGTCGACGGCGCGCTCTCGGTGGACCGCCGCCACGACGGCTCGCCGGCCTACGTGGAGAACGACGTGCGCGCCAGCATCCATAACGGCAGCTTGCTGCGCATGTGGGGCAGCCTGCGCGACGTCAGCCAGGAACTGCGCATGCAGCACGACGCCGAGCAGCGCATCGAGTCCCTGCGCCGGGTGTTCGACGCCGTGCCCGACGCGGTCCTGGTGATCGACGAAGACGCCCAGCCGCAATGGCGCAACGCCGCCTTCGAGCAGGTCTTCGGCATCACCCGCGCCGCCGGCGTGGCCGCCACCCTCGACCGCCTGCCGCTGCCCGAACGCACCTGGCAGCGCCTCGACCTGCCCGACCAGTACGGCAGCTACCGCACCTTCGACAGCCACTGCTCGCGCATCCTGATCCGCGAACACCAGGCCTGGCGCGTGATAGTGCTGCGCCCCGACGGCGTCGAACGCCGGCCGGCGGAACTGCATCCATGA
- a CDS encoding ribbon-helix-helix protein, CopG family: MENRTARLTVLIDPQKKKAFEELCASQDLTPSQVVRQLIRDYLESHGVSYASQPKGGNAEKD, translated from the coding sequence ATGGAAAACCGCACCGCACGCCTTACCGTGCTGATCGACCCGCAGAAGAAGAAGGCCTTCGAGGAACTCTGCGCCAGCCAGGACCTGACGCCCTCGCAGGTGGTCCGCCAGCTGATCCGCGACTATCTGGAAAGCCATGGCGTGAGCTACGCCAGCCAGCCGAAGGGCGGGAACGCGGAAAAGGACTGA
- a CDS encoding SulP family inorganic anion transporter, which yields MIAIREAWQAGLLQGRHWPRNLLAGVIVGVVALPLAMAFAIASGVKPEQGLYTAIVAGLVVSLCGGSRVQIAGPTGAFIVILAGITARYGVDGLQLATLMAGAILLLLGVSRLGSVIKFIPDPVIVGFTAGIGVIIWVGQWKDFFGLPAVGGEHFHQKLWHLLQVLPQLHLATTLLALLGLATVLYGPRLPYLSRVPGPLLAMVLVSLLQTLFQFDGVATIGSAFGGIPRGLPTPSLPEITLPRVLELIGPAFAIAMLGAIESLLSAVVADGMAGTRHDSNQELIGQGIANLLAPLFGGFAATGAIARTATNIRNGGSSPLAGVAHSATLVLIVLFLAPLASGIPLCALAAILFVVAWNMSEARHFVRMVRRAPRPDVAILLITFGLTVFSDLVIAVNIGVILAMLLFMRRMASAVEVSQQGDAELQGELPNALPPGVLVYSIEGPLFFGAAETFERALQQTHSDPRLLVIRLRHVPFMDITGMQTLEEVIQQLRKRGVTVKLCEASARVRHKLVRAGIIEAVGRQNYHATFALALAACEQREEAGAP from the coding sequence ATGATCGCCATACGCGAAGCCTGGCAGGCCGGCCTGCTGCAAGGGCGGCACTGGCCGCGCAACCTGCTGGCGGGAGTGATAGTCGGGGTGGTCGCGCTGCCGCTGGCCATGGCCTTCGCCATCGCTTCCGGCGTGAAGCCCGAGCAGGGCCTGTACACCGCGATAGTCGCGGGCCTGGTCGTGTCGCTTTGCGGCGGCAGCCGAGTGCAGATCGCCGGGCCGACCGGCGCCTTCATCGTCATCCTCGCCGGCATCACCGCGCGCTACGGCGTGGACGGTCTGCAGCTGGCCACGTTGATGGCCGGGGCGATCCTCCTGCTGCTGGGCGTCAGCCGCCTGGGCAGCGTCATCAAGTTCATCCCCGACCCGGTCATCGTCGGCTTCACCGCCGGCATCGGGGTGATCATCTGGGTCGGCCAGTGGAAGGACTTCTTCGGCCTGCCGGCGGTGGGCGGCGAGCATTTCCACCAGAAGCTCTGGCACCTGCTGCAGGTGCTGCCGCAGCTGCACCTGGCGACCACCCTGCTGGCCCTGCTGGGGCTGGCGACGGTGCTCTACGGCCCGCGCCTGCCCTACCTCTCGCGAGTGCCCGGGCCGCTGCTGGCGATGGTCCTGGTGAGCCTGCTGCAGACGCTGTTCCAGTTCGACGGCGTGGCCACCATCGGCAGCGCCTTCGGTGGCATCCCGCGCGGCCTGCCAACCCCGAGCCTGCCGGAGATCACGTTGCCGCGCGTGCTGGAGCTGATCGGCCCGGCCTTCGCCATCGCCATGCTTGGCGCCATCGAGTCGCTGCTTTCGGCGGTGGTCGCCGATGGCATGGCCGGCACGCGCCACGACTCCAACCAGGAACTCATCGGCCAGGGCATCGCCAACCTGCTGGCGCCGCTGTTCGGCGGCTTCGCCGCTACCGGTGCCATCGCCCGCACCGCCACCAACATCCGCAACGGCGGCAGCAGCCCGCTGGCCGGCGTGGCCCATTCGGCGACCCTGGTGCTGATCGTGCTGTTCCTCGCCCCGCTGGCCTCGGGCATTCCCCTGTGCGCGCTGGCGGCGATCCTCTTCGTGGTGGCCTGGAACATGAGCGAGGCCCGCCACTTCGTGCGCATGGTCCGCCGTGCTCCCCGGCCCGACGTGGCCATCCTGCTGATCACCTTCGGCCTGACGGTGTTCAGCGACCTGGTGATCGCGGTGAACATCGGCGTGATCCTGGCCATGCTGCTGTTCATGCGGCGCATGGCCTCGGCGGTGGAAGTGTCGCAGCAAGGCGACGCCGAACTGCAGGGCGAGTTGCCCAACGCGCTGCCGCCGGGCGTGCTGGTATACAGCATCGAAGGCCCGCTGTTCTTCGGCGCCGCCGAAACCTTCGAGCGCGCCCTCCAGCAGACCCACAGCGACCCGCGCCTGCTGGTGATCCGCCTGCGCCATGTGCCCTTCATGGACATCACCGGCATGCAGACCCTGGAGGAAGTGATCCAGCAGCTGCGCAAGCGCGGGGTCACGGTGAAGCTCTGCGAGGCGAGCGCGCGGGTCAGGCACAAGCTGGTGCGCGCGGGGATCATCGAGGCGGTGGGGCGGCAGAACTATCACGCCACCTTTGCCCTGGCGTTGGCGGCCTGCGAGCAGCGTGAAGAAGCGGGCGCCCCGTAG
- a CDS encoding ester cyclase, giving the protein MNRLRSTLASLALLTGIAAQAHAEPALLEPAQVIADASLPAAQRDAQILAARRYASFWNSGDPALARAALAADFTDRTLPAGRVQGIEGPLQASKTMKTAIPDLDCHIEQLLVAGDRVVVHLRFRGHFSGRFQQVQGKGQTVEFIATDIYRVVDGRIADNWHIEDNLTLLRQLGVLGG; this is encoded by the coding sequence ATGAACCGCCTGCGTTCCACCCTCGCCAGCCTCGCCCTGCTCACCGGCATCGCCGCCCAGGCGCACGCCGAACCCGCCCTGCTCGAACCTGCCCAGGTGATTGCCGACGCCTCGCTGCCGGCCGCCCAGCGCGACGCGCAGATCCTCGCCGCACGCCGCTACGCCAGCTTCTGGAACAGCGGCGACCCGGCGCTGGCGCGCGCCGCCCTGGCCGCCGACTTCACCGACCGCACCCTTCCCGCCGGCCGCGTGCAGGGTATCGAAGGGCCGCTGCAGGCCTCGAAGACGATGAAGACCGCCATTCCCGACCTCGACTGCCACATCGAGCAACTGCTGGTCGCCGGCGACCGCGTGGTCGTCCACCTGCGGTTCCGCGGCCACTTCAGCGGGCGCTTCCAGCAGGTCCAGGGAAAAGGCCAGACGGTGGAGTTCATCGCCACCGACATCTACCGGGTGGTCGACGGGCGCATCGCCGACAACTGGCACATCGAGGACAACCTGACCCTGCTGCGCCAACTCGGCGTGCTCGGCGGCTGA
- a CDS encoding LysR substrate-binding domain-containing protein codes for MIDNLPALVAFDRIVRSGSLSAAARELDLSLAVVSKRLAQLEAGLGVRLLQRTTRRQTLTEEGALFHASVVRILAELEAAQALLGQRRETVSGLLRLGAPVDLGRRWIAPIAGDFQRLHPQLDIQLELGDSLADLLDDGLDLAVRVGSLADSSLIARPLADNYRVLCAAPAYLRECGEPQHPAQLAEHRCLLNSDQPRGEWRFSGPDGERVAVKVRGALVSNDGGAVQAWALAGMGIALKSIWDVGDALAAGQLQRILPHYRAPEAPLHALYPHAGHLAPRVRVFVDYLRERLAAAWRWDGAAG; via the coding sequence ATGATCGATAACCTGCCCGCCCTGGTCGCATTCGACCGTATCGTCCGCAGCGGCAGCCTCTCCGCCGCGGCGCGCGAGCTGGACCTCTCCCTGGCCGTGGTCAGCAAGCGTCTTGCGCAGCTGGAGGCGGGGCTGGGCGTACGCCTGCTGCAGCGCACCACCCGGCGCCAGACGCTGACCGAGGAGGGCGCGCTATTCCATGCCAGCGTGGTGCGCATCCTCGCCGAGCTGGAAGCCGCGCAAGCGCTGCTCGGCCAGCGTCGCGAGACGGTGAGCGGCCTTTTACGCCTGGGCGCGCCCGTAGACCTGGGACGACGCTGGATCGCGCCCATCGCCGGCGACTTCCAGCGCCTGCATCCGCAGCTGGATATCCAGCTGGAGCTGGGCGACTCGCTGGCCGACCTGCTTGACGACGGCCTCGACCTGGCGGTCCGCGTCGGCAGCCTGGCCGATTCCTCGCTGATCGCCCGCCCGCTGGCGGACAACTACCGCGTGCTCTGCGCTGCGCCGGCCTACCTGCGTGAATGCGGCGAGCCGCAGCACCCGGCGCAGCTGGCCGAGCACCGCTGCCTGCTCAACAGCGACCAGCCGCGCGGCGAATGGCGCTTCAGCGGGCCGGACGGCGAGCGTGTCGCGGTGAAGGTGCGCGGGGCGCTGGTGAGCAACGATGGTGGCGCGGTGCAGGCTTGGGCGCTAGCCGGCATGGGCATAGCGCTGAAGTCGATCTGGGATGTCGGCGACGCCCTGGCCGCCGGGCAGCTGCAGCGCATCCTGCCTCACTACCGCGCGCCCGAGGCACCGCTGCATGCGCTCTATCCGCATGCCGGACACCTGGCACCGCGGGTGCGGGTGTTCGTCGACTACCTGCGCGAGCGACTGGCAGCGGCCTGGCGCTGGGACGGGGCGGCGGGATGA
- a CDS encoding LLM class flavin-dependent oxidoreductase, whose translation MKFSLFVHMERYDEQPSHRQLFEELTELTLMAEAGGFSTVWIGEHHAMEYTISPSPMPLLAYLAARTETIRLGAGTIIAPFWHPIRVAGECALLDVISNGRMEVGLARGAYQYEFDRMANGMPATDGGKYLREMVPVVKALWQGDVAHDGEIWKFPTSTSSPRPLQKPTPPMWIAARDPDSHNFAVANGCNVMVTPLMKGDEEVVDLKNKFEAALANNPGVPRPQLMVLRHTHVHTVDDPDGWKVGAAAISRFYRTFDAWFGNKQTPVNGLLPPSPEEKFKDRPEFELENIRKNTMIGTPEEIIARIRHYQELGVDEFSFWADNSLPYAEKKKSLELFIKHVVPAFR comes from the coding sequence ATGAAATTTTCCCTGTTCGTGCACATGGAGCGCTACGACGAGCAACCCAGCCATCGCCAGCTGTTCGAAGAACTCACCGAACTGACCCTGATGGCCGAGGCCGGTGGCTTCAGCACCGTGTGGATCGGCGAACACCACGCCATGGAATACACCATCTCGCCGAGCCCGATGCCGCTGCTGGCTTACCTCGCCGCGCGCACGGAGACCATCCGCCTGGGCGCCGGCACCATCATCGCGCCCTTCTGGCACCCCATCCGCGTCGCCGGCGAATGCGCCCTGCTCGACGTGATCAGCAACGGCCGCATGGAAGTGGGCCTGGCGCGCGGTGCCTACCAGTACGAATTCGACCGCATGGCCAACGGCATGCCGGCCACCGACGGCGGCAAGTACCTGCGCGAGATGGTCCCCGTGGTCAAGGCGCTGTGGCAGGGCGACGTCGCCCATGACGGCGAGATCTGGAAATTCCCCACCTCGACCTCCTCGCCGCGCCCGCTGCAGAAGCCGACCCCGCCGATGTGGATCGCCGCCCGCGACCCGGACTCGCACAACTTCGCGGTGGCCAACGGCTGCAACGTGATGGTCACCCCGCTGATGAAGGGCGACGAGGAAGTGGTCGACCTGAAGAACAAGTTCGAAGCCGCCCTGGCCAACAACCCCGGCGTGCCGCGCCCGCAACTGATGGTCCTGCGCCACACCCACGTGCATACCGTGGACGATCCGGACGGCTGGAAGGTCGGCGCCGCCGCCATCTCGCGCTTCTACCGCACCTTCGACGCCTGGTTCGGCAACAAGCAGACCCCGGTCAACGGCCTGCTGCCGCCCAGCCCGGAAGAGAAGTTCAAGGATCGTCCGGAGTTCGAGCTGGAAAACATCCGCAAGAACACCATGATCGGCACCCCCGAGGAAATCATCGCGCGCATCCGCCACTACCAGGAGCTGGGCGTCGACGAGTTCAGCTTCTGGGCGGACAACAGCCTGCCGTACGCCGAGAAGAAGAAGTCCCTGGAACTCTTCATCAAGCACGTGGTGCCGGCCTTCCGCTGA